One genomic segment of Oncorhynchus mykiss isolate Arlee chromosome 10, USDA_OmykA_1.1, whole genome shotgun sequence includes these proteins:
- the LOC110533859 gene encoding non-POU domain-containing octamer-binding protein isoform X1 gives MQGNQGPRGEQQYHGPSRHQFENQKNPGVNSNGQHADEQESPNAGITIDLQNFRKPGEKTYTQRSRLFVGNLPTGVTEAEVEKLFSKYGKAAEIFINKDRGFGFIRLETKTVAEIAKAELDDTSFRGRQLRVRFATHGAALTVRNLPQFISNELLEEAFSVFGQIERAIVIVDDRGRPTGKGIVEYTAKPAARKALDRCADGAFLLTAFPRPVTVEPMEQFDEDEGLPERIVNKNQVFHKEREQPPRFAQPGTFEYEYAMRWKALMEMEKQQYEQVDRNIKEAHEKLEQEMEAARHEHQVILMRQDLLRRQEELRRMEELHNQEMQKRKQMELRQEEERRRREEEMRMHSEEMMRRQQEGFKGNFPGNREQEMRMHMQGQGINRNPMGAGEVNPSVPIPGAANIPAENPPLMQGAGNNNMPVGGQPVFPRVPGQGPADFGANKRRRF, from the exons ATGCAAGGAAACCAGGGCCCCCGTGGAGAACAGCAGTATCATGGCCCATCTAGACACCAGTTTGAAAACCAGAAAAATCCTGGAGTCAACAGCAATGGAcagcatgcagatgagcaggaGAGCCCAA ATGCAGGGATAACCATAGATCTACAAAACTTCAGGAAACCTGGAGAGAAGACTTACACTCAGCGCAGCCGTCTGTTTGTGGGAAATTTACCAACTGGTGTTACAGAGGCAGAGGTGGAGAAGTTGTTTTCCAAGTATGGCAAGGCAGCTGAGATTTTCATCAACAAGGACCGGGGGTTTGGATTCATTAGACTG GAGACAAAAACAGTGGCTGAGATTGCTAAAGCCGAGCTTGATGACACTTCATTCAGAGGCAGACAGTTGCGCGTGCGATTTGCAACACATGGTGCTGCTCTAACTGTGAGGAATTTGCCACAGTTCATTTCCAATGAGCTCCTGGAAGAGGCTTTCTCTGTCTTTGGCCAGATTGAAAGGGCCATAGTCATAGTAGATGATAGAGGGAGACCCACAGGAAAAGGGATTGTGGAATACACAGCCAAGCCTGCAGCAAGGAAGGCTCTGGATAGGTGTGCAGATGGGGCCTTTCTATTGACTGC ATTCCCCAGGCCAGTGACAGTTGAGCCAATGGAGCAGTTTGATGAGGATGAGGGACTGCCAGAGAGGATTGTAAACAAAAACCAAGTGTTTCACAA GGAGCGGGAGCAGCCACCGAGATTTGCTCAGCCAGGGACATTTGAGTATGAGTATGCCATGCGCTGGAAGGCCCTGATGGAGATGGAGAAGCAACAGTATGAGCAGGTGGACAGGAACATCAAGGAAGCTCATGAGAAGCTGGAGCAAGAGATGGAGGCAGCTAGACATGAGCACCAGGTTATCTTGATGAGACAAG ACCTGCTGAGGCGTCAAGAGGAGCTGAGGAGAATGGAGGAGCTCCATAACCAGGAGATGCAGAAGAGGAAGCAGATGGAGCTGCGTCAGGAAGAGGAACGTcgcaggagggaggaggagatgaggatgcACAGTGAGGAGATGATGAGGCGGCAGCAGGAGGGCTTCAAGGGGAACTTCCCTGGAAAT CGGGAGCAGGAGATGCGGATGCACATGCAAG GTCAAGGAATTAACAGAAACCCGATGGGTGCTGGTGAAGTAAACCCCAGCGTGCCCATCCCTGGAGCTGCCAACATACCTGCTGAGAACCCCCCTTTAATG CAGGGGGCAGGAAACAACAACATGCCCGTAGGAGGCCAGCCTGTGTTCCCAAGAGTCCCTGGCCAAGGCCCTGCAGACTTTGGTGCCAACAAGCGTCGCAGATTCTAA
- the LOC110533859 gene encoding non-POU domain-containing octamer-binding protein isoform X2: MQGNQGPRGEQQYHGPSRHQFENQKNPGVNSNGQHADEQESPNAGITIDLQNFRKPGEKTYTQRSRLFVGNLPTGVTEAEVEKLFSKYGKAAEIFINKDRGFGFIRLETKTVAEIAKAELDDTSFRGRQLRVRFATHGAALTVRNLPQFISNELLEEAFSVFGQIERAIVIVDDRGRPTGKGIVEYTAKPAARKALDRCADGAFLLTAFPRPVTVEPMEQFDEDEGLPERIVNKNQVFHKEREQPPRFAQPGTFEYEYAMRWKALMEMEKQQYEQVDRNIKEAHEKLEQEMEAARHEHQVILMRQDLLRRQEELRRMEELHNQEMQKRKQMELRQEEERRRREEEMRMHSEEMMRRQQEGFKGNFPGNREQEMRMHMQGQGINRNPMGAGEVNPSVPIPGAANIPAENPPLMGAGNNNMPVGGQPVFPRVPGQGPADFGANKRRRF; this comes from the exons ATGCAAGGAAACCAGGGCCCCCGTGGAGAACAGCAGTATCATGGCCCATCTAGACACCAGTTTGAAAACCAGAAAAATCCTGGAGTCAACAGCAATGGAcagcatgcagatgagcaggaGAGCCCAA ATGCAGGGATAACCATAGATCTACAAAACTTCAGGAAACCTGGAGAGAAGACTTACACTCAGCGCAGCCGTCTGTTTGTGGGAAATTTACCAACTGGTGTTACAGAGGCAGAGGTGGAGAAGTTGTTTTCCAAGTATGGCAAGGCAGCTGAGATTTTCATCAACAAGGACCGGGGGTTTGGATTCATTAGACTG GAGACAAAAACAGTGGCTGAGATTGCTAAAGCCGAGCTTGATGACACTTCATTCAGAGGCAGACAGTTGCGCGTGCGATTTGCAACACATGGTGCTGCTCTAACTGTGAGGAATTTGCCACAGTTCATTTCCAATGAGCTCCTGGAAGAGGCTTTCTCTGTCTTTGGCCAGATTGAAAGGGCCATAGTCATAGTAGATGATAGAGGGAGACCCACAGGAAAAGGGATTGTGGAATACACAGCCAAGCCTGCAGCAAGGAAGGCTCTGGATAGGTGTGCAGATGGGGCCTTTCTATTGACTGC ATTCCCCAGGCCAGTGACAGTTGAGCCAATGGAGCAGTTTGATGAGGATGAGGGACTGCCAGAGAGGATTGTAAACAAAAACCAAGTGTTTCACAA GGAGCGGGAGCAGCCACCGAGATTTGCTCAGCCAGGGACATTTGAGTATGAGTATGCCATGCGCTGGAAGGCCCTGATGGAGATGGAGAAGCAACAGTATGAGCAGGTGGACAGGAACATCAAGGAAGCTCATGAGAAGCTGGAGCAAGAGATGGAGGCAGCTAGACATGAGCACCAGGTTATCTTGATGAGACAAG ACCTGCTGAGGCGTCAAGAGGAGCTGAGGAGAATGGAGGAGCTCCATAACCAGGAGATGCAGAAGAGGAAGCAGATGGAGCTGCGTCAGGAAGAGGAACGTcgcaggagggaggaggagatgaggatgcACAGTGAGGAGATGATGAGGCGGCAGCAGGAGGGCTTCAAGGGGAACTTCCCTGGAAAT CGGGAGCAGGAGATGCGGATGCACATGCAAG GTCAAGGAATTAACAGAAACCCGATGGGTGCTGGTGAAGTAAACCCCAGCGTGCCCATCCCTGGAGCTGCCAACATACCTGCTGAGAACCCCCCTTTAATG GGGGCAGGAAACAACAACATGCCCGTAGGAGGCCAGCCTGTGTTCCCAAGAGTCCCTGGCCAAGGCCCTGCAGACTTTGGTGCCAACAAGCGTCGCAGATTCTAA
- the LOC110533860 gene encoding glycine receptor subunit alpha-4, with translation MLSLVPWMVWVSSVCFLQGRPGSCKEIKLPSRVGKAPSPSDFLDKLMGRTSGYDARIRPNFKGPPVNVTINLFINSFGSITETTMDYRLNVFLRQQWNDPRLAYKEYPDDSLDLDPSMLDSIWKPDLFFANEKGANFHEVTTDNKLLRIFQDGNVLYSIRLTLILSCPMDLMNFPMDIQTCSMQLESFGYTMNDLCFQWLDIGPVQVADDLMLPQFVLKEEKDLGYCTKHYNTGKFACIEVKFHLERQMGYYLIQMYIPSLLTVILSWVSFWINMDAAPARVGLGITTVLTMTTQSSGSRASLPKVSYVKAIDIWMAVCLLFVFAALLEYAAVNFVSRQHKEFFRLRKRIKEQQRQRTQRSGSGESSQVKGNNLPGNNSSQGTLPGPQQCSVCAREQELVEQSQAYFLHSYGVAGDAPPEMDAPIFQALPHGFPLYDIRRQFVDRAKRIDTISRAVFPLSFLCFNVFYWLTYKVLRNEAIRATL, from the exons ATGCTCTCACTAGTCCCATGGATGGTATGGGTCTCGTCTGTCTGCTTTCTACAAGGCAG GCCTGGGTCCTGTAAGGAGATTAAGCTACCTAGCAGGGTAGGGAAGGCCCCTTCCCCATCTGACTTTCTGGATAAACTTATGGGAAGGACATCTGGGTATGACGCCCGCATTAGACCCAACTTCAAAG GTCCTCCTGTGAATGTCACCATTAACCTCTTCATCAACAGCTTTGGATCCATCACAGAAACCACAATG GATTATCGTCTCAATGTGTTTCTACGTCAACAATGGAATGACCCGCGACTGGCCTATAAGGAGTACCCTGATGACTCTCTGGACCTGGATCCTTCCATGTTGGACTCCATCTGGAAACCTGACCTTTTCTTTGCCAATGAAAAGGGGGCAAACTTTCACGAAGTCACCACAGACAACAAACTGCTGCGGATATTCCAAGATGGGAATGTTCTCTACAGTATCAG GTTAACTCTGATCCTGTCCTGCCCCATGGATCTGATGAATTTCCCCATGGACATTCAGACGTGCTCTATGCAGCTGGAAAGCT TTGGCTACACCATGAATGACCTGTGCTTCCAGTGGCTGGACATTGGTCCTGTCCAGGTGGCTGATGACCTGATGCTTCCTCAGTTTGTGTTGAAGGAGGAGAAAGACTTGGGCTACTGCACCAAGCACTACAACACAG GTAAATTTGCCTGCATTGAGGTAAAGTTCCACCTGGAGAGACAGATGGGCTACTACCTGATCCAGATGTACATCCCCAGCCTGCTAACCGTTATCCTCTCCTGGGTCTCCTTCTGGATCAACATGGATGCCGCCCCAGCTAGAGTGGGCCTTGGTATCACCACAGTGCTCACCATGACAACCCAAAGCTCTGGGTCCAGAGCATCCCTGCCTAAG GTGTCTTATGTGAAGGCCATTGATATCTGGATGGCTGTGTGTCTTCTTTTTGTGTTCGCTGCACTGCTGGAGTATGCAGCAGTAAACTTTGTTTCACGGCAGCACAAAGAGTTCTTCAGACTGAGGAAAAGGATCAAAGAACAACAGCGGCAGAGAACT CAGAGAAGTGGAAGTGGGGAGAGCAGCCAAGTGAAAGGTAACAACTTGCCAGGCAACAACTCCTCCCAGGGGACCCTGCCTGGCCCTCAGCAATGCAGCGTCTGTGCCAGG GAGCAGGAGCTGGTGGAGCAGAGCCAAGCCTATTTTCTCCATAGTTATGGAGTAGCAGGCGATGCACCACCAGAGATGGACGCTCCGATCTTTCAGGCCTTACCTCATGGGTTCCCACTGTATGACATCCGCAGGCAGTTTGTAGATCGGGCAAAAAGGATCGACACCATATCTAGGGCTGTGTTCCCTCTGAGTTTTCTCTGCTTCAATGTTTTCTATTGGCTCACCTACAAAGTGCTGCGGAATGAAGCCATCCGAGCTACTCTGTGA
- the rpl36a gene encoding 60S ribosomal protein L36a, translating to MVNVPKTRRTYCKKCKKHQTHKVTQYKKGKDSLYAQGKRRYDRKQSGYGGQTKPIFRKKAKTTKKIVLRLECVEPNCRQKRMVPIKRCKHFELGGDKKRKGQVIQF from the exons ATG GTAAACGTACCGAAGACCCGCAGGACTTATTGCAAGAAATGTAAGAAACATCAAACTCACAAAGTTACCCAGTACAAGAAGGGGAAGGATTCTCTGTATGCACAGG GCAAAAGGAGATATGACAGAAAGCAATCTGGTTATGGTGGCCAGACCAAGCCTATTTTCAGGAAGAAG GCTAAAACTACAAAGAAAATCGTGTTGAGGCTGGAGTGTGTGGAGCCCAACTGTCGGCAAAAGAGAATGGTGCCCATCAAGAGATGCAAACACTTTGAACTGGGAGGAGACAAGAAGAGAAAG GGCCAGGTCATCCAGTTTTGA